A single region of the Salvia miltiorrhiza cultivar Shanhuang (shh) chromosome 8, IMPLAD_Smil_shh, whole genome shotgun sequence genome encodes:
- the LOC130999318 gene encoding pentatricopeptide repeat-containing protein At1g62670, mitochondrial-like, which translates to MRMRRNHAAMILGRIISNSSFNSSTLPIASLHSFLLKPRFNFDNLTHQIRSFSSYPRFDFGSIREPNDAVALFRDMMRTEPLPSVKLFSRLLSAVVKLKQYSAALHLFDEMLQRDAPVNHYTLSIAIDCYCRLKRPDFGFAILGIFFKRGYEPTVVTFNILVKGLLFVGRIPEAAKLLGKLSAYQLCEPDEYTYNTIIHGLCKAGDILQAINLLCSLEKGKGNCKPDAYSYSIVIDGLCKNGKVDEALQLFSTLGDKEISPDVVTYSSIIEGLCKMRRVDEAEHILVKMKEIDVQPNIVTYTALINGYCLQGKMEEAGRIFRLAVNSGIKPDIISYISLMNGYCKIGRVDEVSRLFTKIGTEGLERNVVCYSIMLEALFREGRCEDGLNLFEEMQSLGLSLDVMTYNILLDGLCSAHHITEAFSILHAMEGKGIVPDIVTSNILIEGLCNDNKVREAKDLFDKLPSKGLQPDIITYTILIGALCKEGQIEEAKDLFHEFPSKGLQPDIITYSILIGALCKEGQIEEAKDLFHELPSKGLQPDVITCTILIDALCEEGQIEEAKDLMTQMVNNGCLPDSVTYNVFVQGLLKSNKAQDAILLLEEMVSRGFTLGVNTISMLSEHVKREGKDSVLFNKVKTFIPKDIFD; encoded by the coding sequence ATGAGAATGAGGCGGAATCACGCTGCCATGATTTTGGGAAGAATTATCTCCAATTCTTCTTTCAATTCATCCACTCTCCCCATTGCTTCTCTACACTCGTTTCTTCTCAAACCCAGATTCAATTTTGATAATCTCACCCACCAAATTAGATCCTTCTCCTCCTATCCCAGATTCGATTTTGGATCTATACGTGAGCCCAATGATGCCGTCGCTCTATTTCGGGATATGATGAGAACGGAGCCGCTTCCTTCTGTTAAGCTTTTCTCAAGATTGCTGAGTGCTGTGGTCAAGCTGAAACAATACTCTGCTGCACTTCATCTGTTCGACGAAATGCTTCAAAGGGATGCTCCTGTAAATCACTACACGTTGAGTATTGCAATTGATTGCTATTGCCGACTGAAAAGACCTGATTTTGGGTTTGCGATCTTAGGCATTTTTTTCAAGCGTGGGTACGAGCCTACTGTTGTAACCTTCAACATTCTCGTGAAGGGCCTTCTGTTTGTTGGAAGGATCCCAGAGGCAGCTAAATTGTTGGGGAAGCTGTCGGCCTACCAACTGTGCGAGCCCGATGAGTATACGTATAATACTATAATTCATGGGTTATGCAAAGCTGGAGATATTCTACAGGCGATTAATTTGCTCTGCTCATtggaaaaaggaaaagggaaCTGCAAACCCGATGCCTATTCTTACAGCATAGTCATTGATGGTCTATGCAAGAACGGAAAGGTGGACGAAGCTCTCCAACTCTTCTCCACTTTGGGTGATAAGGAGATTTCGCCAGATGTCGTGACATATAGTTCAATAATTGAGGGGTTATGCAAGATGAGAAGAGTGGACGAGGCCGAGCATATATTGGTAAAAATGAAGGAGATTGATGTTCAACCCAACATTGTCACTTATACTGCATTGATCAATGGGTATTGTTTACAAGGAAAAATGGAGGAAGCCGGACGCATTTTCCGATTGGCAGTGAACTCTGGAATCAAGCCCGATATCATAAGCTACATTAGCCTGATGAATGGGTATTGTAAAATCGGCCGAGTCGATGAAGTTTCACGTCTTTTTACCAAAATTGGCACTGAAGGGTTAGAGCGCAATGTTGTTTGTTATTCCATAATGCTAGAGGCGCTATTTCGTGAAGGAAGATGCGAGGACGGCTTGAATTTGTTCGAAGAGATGCAATCTCTAGGATTGTCTCTTGATGTAATGACTTACAATATCTTGTTGGATGGTCTGTGCAGTGCTCATCATATCACTGAAGCATTTTCCATATTGCACGCTATGGAAGGTAAAGGCATCGTTCCAGACATAGTAACATCCAATATTCTCATTGAGGGATTGTGCAACGACAACAAAGTCAGAGAAGCAAAAGATCTGTTCGACAAGCTTCCATCCAAAGGTTTGCAGCCTGACATCATAACTTATACAATCCTTATCGGTGCACTTTGCAAAGAAGGGCAGATAGAGGAGGCTAAAGATCTGTTCCATGAGTTTCCATCCAAAGGTTTGCAGCCTGACATCATAACATATAGTATCCTCATTGGTGCACTTTGCAAAGAAGGGCAGATAGAGGAGGCTAAAGATCTGTTCCATGAGCTCCCATCCAAAGGTTTGCAGCCTGACGTCATAACTTGTACAATCCTTATCGATGCACTTTGTGAGGAAGGGCAGATAGAGGAGGCTAAGGATTTGATGACACAAATGGTAAACAACGGTTGCTTGCCTGATAGTGTAACATACAATGTTTTTGTTCAAGGTCTTCTCAAATCGAACAAGGCGCAAGATGCAATTCTGTTGTTGGAAGAGATGGTTTCAAGGGGATTCACACTTGGTGTCAACACTATTTCGATGCTGAGTGAACATGTGAAAAGGGAAGGTAAAGATAGTGTTCTTTTTAATAAGGTTAAGACATTTATACCAAAAGACATATTTGATTGA